Genomic window (Nicotiana sylvestris chromosome 7, ASM39365v2, whole genome shotgun sequence):
acgagagaatccgcataaagctgttcatgaggagtttgaaaggaaatgcgttgtcctggtacatcagccaagatccaaagaagtggtcaaggtaggtaggcatggcatccgattttatggacaggttcaggttaaCATAGAGAATGCACTGGATATGTTCTATATAcataatctaaagaagaagcccacagagacatttcgcgagtatgccactcgctggaggtccgaagctactaaggttagacctgccttagaagagaaACAGATGAACAATTTCTTtatccgggctcaggacccataGTACTATAAGAGGCTGATGacgattgagaaccacaagttttcTGATATTATCAAACTAGGTGAAtgaattgaagagggtatcaaaagcggtatggttacaaactttgaggccttgcaagctacaaataaggctttacggTCCGGTAGTGTGTCCAAGAAAAAGGATGTAGGGGCTGTGGTGGTTGCataaaggaccaagtctcccctcaaataccaaacttgcccaacacctccactcacatatcagccaaccccaaattaccaagcacctttACCCTCATACCAAACTCCACCGACTTAtcagtcacctccacctcccgaatatcaacctacttcacccagatactctcaacccgctcatgtctaccaaacttataatacTCAACCATCCTACTATCAATCTTCTCATtcatgccaaaacttccctagacctcggccaaattttgatcgcagacctccaaaacaatatgcAGCCATtactgaacccattgaccagttgtatgagagactcaaagccgctagttatgtcaccctcatccctgctgcaacccctgagaacccttctcagtgggtcaaCCCAAAAagagacctgctaagagagcTCATGTTCAGCAATTCACCAACGACTCATAAGAGAAGTGAcgctggttggcaaaagaagaaagttATAGggccaaaataaataaattagagggacaaatcagggacctcaagtTTGGCAACAGTATCCAGGCTACCACAgatgaaggaaaaagaaaaagataactcaggaaaatgaagccctcaaagctcaaatccagaaaatgagaatagctgctagaaacccggaaagaagccgagcggacgaaaagcttataagcagtctgaTAAAGAAAGCACTTGAGTGTCAAaatgacctagaaaagtctgaaGCCAGTCTAGCAAATGTTCGGGCCCAATTGGCAAAGAATGCAAAAGGGCGGGCATAGTTTGTGCATCAAATGAAAAGCaaatatgaagggacaatcaccaatCTGAAGAGAAAGTTAACTACCCTTGAGAATGAGGCGACCAAGCAGGCCAAGGACTTTAAAGCTGATcggaacattgttatgctttgatggctcagatggaggaagaatTGCAATAATTGCAAAATCAAAACCATCACGACACTCAGGTATTAAAAGCTAGGAATCAGCAGATAGGGCGATTGCTTCAGGAAAAAGGGCAGAATCCGAGAGAAGATCAGGGCCATTGTTGACTACATTACCGTGAAGTGCCAAGCGTGCGAggacatgactcgtaccaccttCTTCGCTGCAGTGATGACTTTCATtcgccagataatgagtgatttggagcggttgcaaggggatctcgcatattggcccgcggcgaggccaaatgatgtcccgcgggccctaggagcattaatgtattcctGATTTTCACTTGAGTCTATTTCTGTTGGAGTCTATCAGTTTATTtccgagtttgtattttctttttgtcAGAGTCTGTTAGTCGGTTCTTGAGTATGTATTGTCATCTTGCTATTAGAGTCTGTTGGCTTCCTTTTCAATTCTGTTAGTTTTGAGtcattgtaatcaaagcattttctttatatgaaaaatttaaaaatcccaaaatattttgatatttctcccagaactacgcatggtttaattcatgcggggtcatgatacgtagtcaatctccataggattcgaccataaaaAAAATAGGAGCGGAAATAAGAAaataggaaagaaaaagaaaagctgGAATGAAGCATGCaaccgttgcaaaacatgtagaaatacatttaactgtataggtgcatcacatcCCAATGTGCTATTATCTGTCTGTTATTTGTTCCAAACTAATCGTTTGCTGATGTTACACTCAGCCCAGGTTTtatagaaaggtggttggttttgtggtagtctggcttcgcatccatacttcacgaggtcgaatgGAAGCATTGAAATATCTTCAGAAATGactctgccaacagttcctattgcGGATGAGAGTCCTATCTCGGGCATCCCAACTTCAGAATTGGCAGTTGCCGAGGAAAACAGGTTACTGCGTCtctgcatgatggaaatgtgggacgcctgggcaaACGGAAGTGAACtaccaagtgcaatccctggatTTCCCGAGCTTTTTCCCaaggcaagtgggacctccaacatccccataaactatccaaataccccactaggaTACCCTACTATTTCTGCCAACTTtgtgggaacaccttctgaggctcGCCCCCAAGCGTTAGTTTCAGGTGCAACTTCGAATATCTTCACTGCTCTGCCTGGCTCGGCTACGGCACAGCCTTCACCTTCCAAACACCATCTTTCCCACTGGAACCTATATAGTTTCCCACCTATACGTACTCCCAACCACCCCAGTATGAGTTCACCGCAGGGCAAGAGAAAGCCACCAAAAcccctgagcaagaagagattgcgaagaagatgaggagtatggaacagagtctcaaaagcatacaaggcttgagtggacagaaaagtgtatcaTATGCCGACTTAtgtatgttccctcatgtgcatctgccattgggattcaaaaccccaaaatttgagaagtatgatggacacgacgatcctattgctcatctcaagagatattgcaaccAGCTATGAGGAGCCGGTGGGAAGGAAGAActcctcatggcctatttcggagaaagtctagtcggcatcgcatctgagtggtacatggaccaagatatatcccactggcacatatgggatgaccTTGCTAGGGATTTTGTCAAGCATTTCTAGTACAACATTGATActgctccagataggaactcattgacaaacttaaagaagaaatcctcggaaagcttccgagagtacgcaGTTATATGGCGTGAACATGCCTCCAGGGTAAAGTCTCCGATGGATGAGATTGAAATGCTCACAGTTTTCCTCCAAGCTCAAGAagctgactacttccaaaatatgatgttcGCAATAGGTAAATTGTTTGCTGAAGccatcaagattggcgaaatggttgaaaatgggttgaaaacagatcgaattctaagccaatccgccatcagagctacctcccaagcTATTCAGGGTGGATCTGGAGGAGTAGCGAAGGgcaagaagaaggaagaaacatCCGTGGCAGTGTTGGGTGCAAGAAAGCACCATACTCCCAGATCCTTTTTCTTAGAAAGGAccccgcaacactactacccccacaaAGACATAGCCTATGCCCCCCAGCCATACacggtcatgaatgctcaaccttatgtCCGGCCACAACAATAAGACAATCGGAACTAAGCTCCATTTTCTAAAAACCAGCCTCCTTACAAAAACCACTACAGCCCCCGGCCTctacaaaacaatttccaccctcgTGAACCACCCAAGAGGAAAAATTTTAGACCCATTGGCAAACCCTACTCTAGCCTGTTACCAAAGCTTGTTCAAATGGGTCTGCTACAGTCTATTcctcaaaccaggcaaaacccagcATCACCTGCTTATAGAGCCGGTACCCGATGCGCCTATTACTCAGGGGCAGAAGGGAACGACACAGATGATTGCTGGACTCTGAAGAGATCCGTGGagaacttgatagaacaaaggaagatagtgttaagggatgaagatattcccaatgtgaccaacaacccacTACCAGCCTATAACAACGGGCCGgtaatcggaatgatttgtgaggataagGGATTTGACCCAGCGTTGAAGGCCATCATTTCCATCGCTGAtgtagaagagaaagaaaaagctaCCCTGAAGCAAgacaaaggggagaaaaagaacaaaaccaccccTCCAAAGTCAGAAAAGAAAGTTGAAGGGGAAATTGGGGCAATGCCtcccaaagatgttgttctctatgTCCCTCAAGGCCGTAAAGAAAAGCTGATGGCTTTGAGTCCTCCAAGGAGATTTGAACTGAataatgtaagcacgtgatttttgccctatgaaggaattactcccaaaaaattcaaaataaaacaattttccttggtgtgaattttttttgaatttttgtggtattttgtgtaattatttgtatatttatctacgcatgtttatttgttaaattaataaaaaatacaaaaatatatctcattttgcatgtaggatttaattctacaatagTTAGTAATTacgtttgttttacaaaaatgaaaattacaaaaataggcatctttcacatttttagcatttaatgtccaattgtacaattttatgcttaattattacttaattgtgtgttagttgttattgggagttaatttgcgcttttataaattaatttagttctatatgatagtttaaagatttttagaatttaattttagaaaaataaaagaagaaaagagagcaaaatacaaagaaaatcggaattgggcctcttcttcaatattgaaccacaagcccaaatatacccaacattcccctatgacccggtccattccaaaccaggtcgacccagtccagtaccaacaacccaactccccctcttcatttttcaatttttcaattttttaccaaaaacaaaacaaaacaaaaccctaaaaaaacacTACCTACCCGCCGCCCCTCTctatcttcttctccaaaaaagcTCCAAACAAACCCATCAATGGCTGCCCTTCCCCCGCCTCTTCtccttcacatacacacacacacacacacaaccacggcaacgcaacacacacacacccgctacccgtgtttcttcttcttcttcttcaagatcgcgagggtttcttcttcttcaagttcacgttgatcgttgcttcttcttctccgacgctgctgctgctgcgttcttCGTCCGACGTCGTCCATGGCTGCTGCCCGTCACTGCGCTCCAGCTCGCCTTTGCTGCTTCCGTTACATCCAGCTAGGAACGATGGTTGCGTCCACAAGCTCCAGTTCGCTACCATGGCTTCTTCCGTTCACTGTTTCTCCTCGCTACCATGGCTGCGTCCACAAGCTCTAGTTCGCTGCTTCTTCTCCGTCGTGTTGatgctgccatggctgcgtcaCTGTAGTCGTTGCCCGTCGCTGGTCTTCTCCGTTGTCCGTTGCCCGTCACGTTGGTTGCTTTCTCTTCTCCGGCTCGTTCCCGGATGCTGCATCCTTCATGCCATCGAGCTGCTAGTATTACGTCTCCTTCTTCGTCCTCTTCCAAACAACCAAACTACTTTCCGTTCGATGTTCGGCGTCGCttcaatccggttagtgggtttgagtttcattttgtccgtattttgttttgatattctcggatctaaaatagttaaatgtttgattcttgttttgttcgtgtttatcgttgaattaattttctagtttgttcatgtgtttttgttgatttaattttcagattcaaatggaactttaattaattagtttttcagtttatttcatgtgcttttatttattttgtaaaagaaattgttagtttaattctAATGTTGTTAGATGCATattaaaattgttagtttaattttaatgtgaaCGAAATTGTTGGTTTAATTTTAGTTTagtttgtaaaagaaattgttagtttattttaatgttgttagattcgaattgaaatttaattaattatttttcagtttgtttcatgtgtttttatttatttttgtaaaagaaattgttagtttaattttaatatggTTAGACTCAAGTTGAAATTCAAtcaattatttcttcttcggtttattttattcgtttaaaagaattaagttgtaatatagaaatatgttagtttaatcgcttgaatccgttttttgttgtttaatttagatttaattcgtgtttattgattgtttgaagttcgttttaatcTAGTGaattaatgtgagtttatgttttggtttgtaATTTTTGATTTTGTTTGAATCATGAATCTTTGTTATAatattgttggatttaatttgaagattaattgattagttgagttttagtgatttgaatctgttcatttattttgtttaatttgaatatatttgtttgttaatattgttgaatatgcaaatatatgtgttgttaaaaatatcgttcagtcaaaataattccgatTGTTGATTCGTTGTTcatagtttaagtttgaattcgttgattgaactggattaaggattggttatagctggtaatttaattttaggttcttagataattttgaaGTTAAACCGATTTTGAATCGGggcgtaacagtagttttaggggtaaaacgggaattaaccaattacGGATTATTTAATATGGCGGGGACCAgacataatgataaaagcaaaaaagGAAAAGGCGCGTAATGATGtctacttttcaaaaagagggaacatgggggcccactttgactatttttcaaaaaaagggAACACGAGGGCcccacgttgactacttttactaaagtaaaaatgtgggtaataataaaagttaaaggggAAAGAGGTAAAAGGGGGTCTTGCTTTGTATATAAGGGGGGATGAGGGGATTGAATTTGGAAGAAGAGAATTTAGAGGATTATTTTCTAGAGAGATTTTTGGGGAGAACATTTTGAGAGAgaaatacattctgaaaatctgaagagagtgtgatagagttttaaaagagaaaacaaaaataaagtgagaaacgagtttagtttcaggttttaatacacgcgtgggttgttgctgtttagtttgtttacaaactattgggtttgttctattcagttgttcggtttttcttcaatgttttctgggccttgaatctggttcgaattactgctgttgggttgctgttgcgttgttgtgttattactgctgctgactcctccttcttttcttcttgtactgccatttccaggtacacatttgtacactctcagctcgaagcgaaaaatgaaataataatcagattaatgagtaatggggtttcACATGTATaacttcatctaataatgctagtttaaattaatcaaagaatgaTTTGTTTCGATATTATTGAgtatctatctcatgttctagtgttaGTAAATGATAGAATATAGAATAAAAGCAATTCTTCTtggtacaaactcgattgcaattttccatttgcattaatcacaaactaataactaataagtcacgtttgtttaagcatgtaattaatcgggagattttcttttatttttagaaacgaacttatagaaaatgtagtcactgtaggtttttccttttaaataaaaatgagacgagcctcgcccaataataAATACCAATTGCGGGGCTCTCAATAATCGGTCATAATAAAtgcttagaatttgggatggactgtttagtgaatttcactgccttccccaaagataataacgcgttagtctctttagacgtaatttaattaaattactttcttaaactcgggtgcacatttatgtgacccaaatccaaatctcagcggagtcgaaatgcgtctctaatcacgggtacattgattgtgacgtggtccgagatgcatgtccacaacgttgcaaattcctttaaaaaaaataagaatgagatgagtctcgccgaataaaaatacaaaattgcgtgtccctcagtaaatatttgctttaaaattgcttagacttcgggatggaccgtttagcaaaattccacggccctacccaaagtagatgatacgatagtcgctttaggcgcgcctttaataatttaattttcttaaactcgggtgcacatttatgtgacccaaatccaaatctcaacggagtcaaagtgtgtcgacgaccacgggtacattgattgtgacgcggtttgagatacaatttcacaacgttgcaattccttgtaaaaataataataataattatgaaagcgttaaaaagttaaaatttgcacataagtccgtatttgtacaaaatcagataatcaagccgaagatgacagttgagcgaccgtgctagaaccacggaactcgggaatgcctaacaccttctcccgggttaacagaattccttatccggatttctggtacgtagactgtaatatggagtcattcttttcctcgattcgggattaaaattgttgacttgggacaccctaaatctcccaagtggcgactctaaaataaataaacaaatcccgtttcgattgtcctttaattgtaaaaaactccttgtaccctcgcgggggcggaaaaaggaggtgtgacagctctggcgactctgctggggactattaacctagaacc
Coding sequences:
- the LOC138873764 gene encoding uncharacterized protein, with product MEDLNNVRKENPTERVEATNGHGTQVPKENVSQLEQKLLKIQEELDQVWNLASLSFFLSTPDINVPNTQNPTPPQNIPKQQNHPVPHHHTVPPKTKCNTCHTPNNMPLLILIPKNSTNDHFHTYYNTPIYVETIPHYTQPISSTPESDEKDLLIRNLAEELKKLTSWIQGVEGRKGIEGLNYEDLCIQPDVELPEGYKPLKFEIFDGTRDPRVHLRMYCDNLVGVGKDERIRIKLFMRIPIADESPISGIPTSELAVAEENRLLRLCMMEMWDAWANGSELPSAIPGFPELFPKASGTSNIPINYPNTPLGYPTISANFVGTPSEARPQALVSDRNSLTNLKKKSSESFREYAVIWREHASRVKSPMDEIEMLTVFLQAQEADYFQNMMFAIGKLFAEAIKIGEMVENGLKTDRILSQSAIRATSQAIQGGSGGVAKGKKKEETSVAVLGARKHHTPRSFFLERTPQHYYPHKDIAYAPQPYTVMNAQPYVRPQQ